The Primulina eburnea isolate SZY01 chromosome 8, ASM2296580v1, whole genome shotgun sequence genome contains a region encoding:
- the LOC140838515 gene encoding uncharacterized protein: MTSPLHRHARQGSTGIANMRRPQNTKVAAQRLAQVMAHQPADDEDDEDELYGFESAVPSVGIGLAGGKKTRNRSPTTGRTTVEQPLSVRSAFGSRPSATVGSVQEQPLSARSASLLRPSKSRLVDPIIRHFPQPKEDYAEESNAPSAHSMAVRRSPSYISQEEQPPSARFESGSGRNLEVKTASMVPPSIPISHKPVVSGIPAEMQLYRYKDKRLSLDFGTFKYKEPSDHQSSALKDELDTLQEENDNLLEKLRITEKRCEESEARTMQLEQQIASLGGGVSLEARLLSRKEADLQKREAALKVLAQTYGGSDEEIAALRMEAETARNEATSVLEQLNGAESEVKSLRIVAQRMILTQEEMEEVVLKRCWLARYWSLCLRHGIYSEIAGARYKYWSSVTSRPFETILGAGEKAKNENASINNDLEEREKVLHHLDDVLKKANVESMLLVDKGLRELNALKVEEAVTLSMAQNRFPSIAKSNLTDEINLPIEGQNFSETFVLSEEESEDVLLKQAWITYFWRRAKNHGLEPDIAEERLQFWINQDNVTPNSHDAVDVERGLMELRKLGIETKLWEESRRLIDSDSTQKTLLGIES; the protein is encoded by the exons ATGACGTCCCCATTGCATCGCCATGCGCGGCAGGGTTCGACCGGAATTGCAAATATGAGGAGACCACAGAACACCAAAGTGGCAGCTCAAAGGCTTGCTCAGGTTATGGCTCACCAACCTGCAGATGACGAAGATGATGAGGATGAATTGTATGGTTTTGAATCGGCTGTTCCATCAGTTGGCATTGGACTTGCGGGTGGAAAGAAAACTAGAAATCGTTCTCCAACA ACAGGTCGTACCACAGTAGAACAGCCACTATCTGTTCGTTCGGCGTTTGGTTCCAGACCATCTGCGACAGTTGGTTCAGTGCAAGAGCAGCCTTTATCAGCTCGCTCAGCTTCTCTTCTCCGACCATCAAAATCTAGGCTGGTAGATCCTATAATAAGACATTTCCCTCAACCCAAAGAAGACTATGCTGAAGAATCAAATGCACCATCTGCTCATTCTATGGCTGTTAGAAGATCACCTTCTTATATTAGTCAGGAAGAACAGCCTCCATCAGCTCGTTTTGAGTCAGGCAGCGGTCGAAATTTAGAGGTCAAGACTGCTTCTATGGTACCACCAAGCATACCTATATCACATAAGCCAGTAGTGTCAGGAATTCCAGCAGAGATGCAACTGTATAGATACAAGGATAAAAG GTTATCTCTGGACTTTGGAACTTTCAAATACAAAGAGCCTAGCGACCACCAGTCTTCTGCTTTGAAAGATGAG CTTGACACGCTGCAAGAAGAAAACGACAATTTATTGGAAAAG TTGCGTATTACGGAGAAAAGGTGTGAGGAGTCTGAAGCAAGAACGATGCAGCTCGAGCAACAG ATTGCATCTCTTGGAGGAGGCGTATCTTTAGAAGCCCGCCTTCTGAGCAG GAAGGAAGCCGATCTTCAGAAACGAGAG GCAGCTCTTAAAGTTTTAGCACAAACCTATGGTGGAAGTGATGAGGAGATTGCTGCCCTACGAATGGAAGCTGAG aCTGCTAGGAATGAAGCTACATCAGTTTTGGAGCAGCTCAATGGTGCTGAATCTGAAGTTAAATCACTTCGGATCGTGGCACAAAGAATGATATTAACTCAAGAAGAAATG GAAGAGGTTGTTCTCAAAAGATGTTGGCTTGCTCGGTACTGGAGTTTATGTCTTCGCCAtg GTATCTATTCTGAGATTGCTGGGGCGAGATACAAATATTGGTCATCTGTTACATCTCGTCCATTCGAAACGATACTGGGTGCCGGCGAGAAGGCAAAAAATGAAAACGCATCAA TTAACAATGATCTCGAAGAAAGGGAGAAAGTTCTACACCACCTGGACGATGTCTTGAAAAAAGCCAACGTCGAAAGTATGCTTTTAGTTGATAAAGGTCTCAGGGAACTTAATGCACTTAAG GTAGAGGAGGCAGTAACCTTATCAATGGCTCAAAACCGTTTCCCCAGCATAGCAAAATCTAATTTAACAG ATGAAATTAATCTGCCAATTGAAGGTCAGAATTTTTCAGAAACATTTG TATTAAGTGAAGAGGAGTCCGAAGATGTTCTTCTGAAGCAG GCGTGGATAACGTATTTTTGGAGAAGAGCGAAAAATCATGGATTGGAACCCGATATTGCTGAAGAAAGGCTGCAGTTCTGGATCAACCAAGACAATGTGACACCTAATTCACATGATGCAGTGGATG TCGAGCGTGGTTTGATGGAGCTAAGGAAGCTGGGGATCGAGACCAAGTTGTGGGAAGAATCTCGTAGATTGATAGATTCAGACTCAACCCAAAAAACGCTTCTGGGAATCGAATCTTAG